In Drosophila simulans strain w501 chromosome 3R, Prin_Dsim_3.1, whole genome shotgun sequence, a single window of DNA contains:
- the LOC27207227 gene encoding uncharacterized protein LOC27207227, whose protein sequence is MLPQHCCQQHAPKMGNPRGELLCVWFGFVLVVPFWLPKSGPSGQAPTPPTSTPLPIPIEGNFVARVGNFVTADCFCFLSLCAMALTFVVSPHMPNVKASSIQTRKVAENTPSLL, encoded by the exons ATGTTGCCGCAACATTGTTGCCAGCAACACGCCCCGAAAATGGGGAATCCCAGGGGAGAGCTGCTTTGTGTTTGGTTCGGGTTTGTTTTGGTCGTGCCTTTCTGGTTGCCTAAATCCGGACCCTCGGGCCAGGCCCCAACACCACCCACTTCCACCCCACTCCCCATCCCAATAGAAGGCAATTTTGTCGCACGTGTCGGAAATTTTGTTACGGCCGATTGCTTTTGCTTCCTCTCCCTCTGCGCGATGGCT TTGACTTTTGTTGTTTCCCCACACATGCCCAATGTCAAGGCCTCTTCGATACAAACGCGAAAAGTCGCCGAAAATACGCCT tcgCTGCTCTAA
- the LOC27209457 gene encoding uncharacterized protein LOC27209457, with protein MELVEVLSLGEISTCAKMPLNEMDLISRTSKCGKSVLEIFDVDEKVSFSYDGGEEEEMETLDRSEQSDDRPVKMAQDIDCLIRQIESMQIAIRKRQVKKCSEDISEETAENEIEAITDAQVKCKQRENQGIDIEIKKKSVAICSNNQPLCGNELLEARSLRQAHNRIQTQIDELICRYRKLREIINQMRERIRCMEGNLIDLNSEAEKYVAWSSEVSKELKVCQERYNYLVSAKMSKAEGKKQDLVQTTRFLKYNAACLTKSRLKREIADFNGEVKDLVNLMSELHKELDRNMAFFESRHSNFLDDPEEFLSSLTVTVRLSDEFRKSGMKLEDGVN; from the coding sequence ATGGAACTCGTAGAAGTTTTAAGTTTGGGGGAAATTTCTACATGTGCAAAGATGCCATTAAACGAAATGGATCTCATATCCCGAACATCGAAATGTGGCAAAAGTGTTTTAGAGATATTCGACGTCGATGAGAAGGTCAGTTTCTCATATGATGGAGGTGAGGAGGAAGAAATGGAAACTCTCGATCGTTCAGAGCAGTCCGATGATCGTCCAGTGAAAATGGCACAAGATATTGACTGCCTGATTCGACAGATTGAGTCTATGCAAATAGCGATTAGGAAGCGTCAAGTTAAGAAATGTAGTGAAGATATCAGTGAAGAAACTGCAGAAAATGAAATAGAAGCCATAACCGATGCTCAAGTGAAGTGCAAGCAGCGGGAAAACCAAGGAATTGACATTGAGATCAAGAAGAAGTCTGTAGCCATATGTTCGAATAACCAACCGCTGTGCGGCAATGAGTTGCTGGAAGCCAGGAGTCTTCGTCAGGCCCACAATCGCATTCAAACGCAAATAGACGAACTGATCTGCAGGTATAGGAAACTCCGCGAAATCATCAACCAAATGCGCGAAAGGATTCGCTGCATGGAAGGCAATcttattgatttaaattctGAAGCCGAAAAGTATGTAGCTTGGTCCAGCGAAGTTTCCAAGGAACTAAAGGTGTGCCAGGAGCGATACAATTACCTAGTCAGTGCCAAGATGTCCAAAGCGGAGGGAAAAAAACAAGACCTCGTTCAGACCACACGATTCCTTAAATATAATGCAGCTTGCCTTACCAAAAGTCGGCTAAAGCGCGAAATCGCTGATTTCAATGGCGAGGTGAAGGATCTTGTGAATCTCATGAGTGAATTGCACAAGGAACTGGATCGGAATATGGCTTTTTTCGAATCACGACATTCGAATTTTCTTGATGATCCAGAAGAGTTCCTATCATCCTTGACTGTGACAGTTAGACTATCCGATGAGTTCCGGAAGTCAGGAATGAAACTTGAAGACGGCGTCAATTAG